The Neptunomonas concharum genomic interval GAACTTCTAGGGTTTCTACTTTCACGCCAAGATCCGCTGAGGATGCAAAAGGCTTCTTCGCCATAATTAATACCTACCGTCAATTCTGATTATATAGTTAGCAGCATAGAATGGCTCAGCCAGATATTGCCTTGCTGAGCCATGTTGTGACAACTAGAATACAGAAATCATTGTTTCTAAATAACCACCTAAAAAGAACAATATTGTTTCCTTTAAGGAATTAAATCATTTAAGCGGGATAATCAGTACAGGTCGTTTAGTACGCTGCATAACCCGGTTGGCTGTCGAGCCTAAAAAGAATTGCTCAACACTGGAGTGGGTACGAGTACCCATGACAATTAAGTCTGCATTGATTTCATCCGCTACCCGAAGAATCACTTTTTCAGCAACGCCCTCTTCCACACGAGGGATAACTTGATCATCACGCATTTTTTCGTTGTCATCTAACTCCGAGCTACAAAAACGCTCGATCCGCTCAACCAGTTTGTTCTTTAGGTTGTTGACGCTTTCTTGATGCATCTCATTAAGAGATTCATCATTCATCATGGTCTTAAGTAAGTTTTTTGCAGAGGCACTCAAAGGCTCAATTACATGTAAAAAGGTAATCTCTGCATTGTAGTGCCCAGCCATACTAACTGCTGCCCGAAAAGCAGGGCGGGATCCCTCTTCAATATCGGAAGCGTAAACAATTTTTTTTACATCAGGTAACATAAAAGCACCTCATTAATCTTAGATGTAACAACCATCTGTCGCGAAGAAAAAAGGGTGCCTTCGCACCCTTGAATTAGTTAACTTACCGATAGAGCAGCTCAGGAAGAAACAGCGAAATCTGCGCTACCAGCGTAATCAGCAATAATCGGAATATGTCAGCACACCAGAAAGGCGTAACCCCTTTAAAAATGGTTGAAGCCTTCACATCGGGCAACACCGCACTTAAAACGAATACGTTCATCCCCACCGGTGGAGTAATCAGACTGATCTCTGTTACAACTACGACAACAATTCCAAACCATACTAGGTCAAAACCTAAGCTCTGCACCAAAGGGAAGAAAATTGGTACAGTTAATAGCAACATCGAAAGGCTTTCAAAAACCATGCCTAGCACGATGTAGATCAACAAGATGGCAAAAATCACCATCATCGGAGAGACATCCAGCCCAGACACGAAGGTCAATAAATCAGCAGGAAGACCTGCCCGATTGATGAAGTTTGAGAATATCAATGCACCGATCAAAACAGCAAACAACATCGCTGAAGTACGAGCGGTATCGGTCAGAATATCGAACAAACTGCCAAAACTAAGAGAACGACGCGCCAAAGCGATAACAAATGCGCCACCGGCACCGATACCTGCCGCCTCTGTTGGCGTAAAGATACCTAAATAGATGCCACCCATTACTACAGTAAACAGGATCAAAACACCCCATACACCGTTTAGAGCCTGAAGGCGCTCTTTCCAAGTAAACTTTTCACCACAAGGGCCCGCTTCAGGATTGCGCCATACAACCCAACGAACCGCAGCTAAGTAAAGCAGAATACCCAGAAAGCCTGGAATAAAACCTGCCGCAAACAGTTCTCGAATACTGGTTTCCGTTAACAAACCATAAATAACCAAGATAACACTAGGCGGAATCAAAATACCCAGAGTACCACCAGCGGCGATAGAAGCTGTCGCTAAAGAATCAGCGTAACCGTACTTACGCATCGGCGGCATAGCTACCTTCGCCATCGTCGCAGAAGTAGCTAAGCTCGATCCGCAAATAGCAGAGAAACCACCACAAGCAACGACAGTCGCCATAGACAGACCACCTTTACGGTGCCCTAAAAAAGCATAAGACGCTCGGTATAGTTCTTGCGATAATCCGGATTTCGTTACCAGATTACCCATTAAAATAAATAAAGGAATGACTGACAGGCTATATTCCTGAGCCGTATCCACAATTCGTTTCGACGCCATACTAAGCGACGAATTCCAATTAAAGTCAGCGATGTTATCGAAGGTCAGCCCTTGAACTGCCGCAAAACCAAAGAAGCCTACAATACCCATTGAAAAGGCAATGGGTATCCTCACAACAACAATCAGTAACAGTAGAATGGCAAAACCGATTAACGCAGTTGTCATACTGTGATACCTATAATATTAATAAAGACAAGACGCGGAATTAATCGCGATTCTGAATAATCTGATGGTAAATACCGTAGGTAATCATCAAAGCAGCCGTAGCCCAACTCATCACAGCGATATACTGAACAATGTAACCCACCGGAATTTCCAGCAACTCAGTAATTTCATCCCGACGCAGTGAGCGCTCAGCTAATTCAAAAATTCGAACGCCTAAAAAGTACATAGCAGACGACATCAAAAACGCTGATAACAGCCCAAGTACTTTCAATGCAACGCTGCCCCACATTTTGTCTAAAATATCGACAACAACATGCCCGCCACGCCAAGTAATTACAGGCATCTCAGCAAAGACCAATATTGCAATACCGATCTCTGTTAACTCGGTTGTACCATCTACAGAATTACCGAAGAAATAACGACCTACCACATCCGCGCAGGTCAGGAACATCAATAAGAACAACGTAACGGCAGCCACCAATTCCAGAGCAAAGGCCAGCCAACGGACTGGCCCTTTCTCTTCATAGTGCGCTGTTAACCAGGCACTAAATGCCATAGTAAAACTCCTTACTTACCGTAGCTACGTGCGATTTCACGTAACTCTTCAAGGGCTGCTTTCGCATCCACTTTACGGTCAGCCACATGTGCAACCCATTCATTATCCATGCCTTTTACTAGATCACGGAATTCCTGAGCCATTGCGCCATCTTCTGCTACCTGGTTTACAGAAACACCATCCGCCAGAGCGGCTTCTAAGCCCTCTTTATCTGCAGCATCCCATGCAGCACCCGCCATTGCAGATAGTTTTTCACCCGAAACAGAACGGATTGCCTCGCGATCTTTTTCGCTTAATCCATCCATGAAATCAGGACTGATGAACATGGCAAAGCTTCCTAAGTACATACCACCTGGCAACGCGACAACGTGCTTAGCTACTTCCTTCAAACGAAGAGATTTCTGCTCACCCATTGGGATAAAGACGCCATCGATCACACCCTGTTGCATCATTTCGTATACTTTAGGTGCCGGTGCGCCAACAGCTGTCACATCCATACGCTTACCTAGCTCACCCTGAACACCACCGCCTAAACGAATCTTCTTGGACTTAAGGTCAGCCAAGCTGTTAATTGGGTTTGCCATATGGATCTGGCCCGGGCCATGGGTAAATAGTGCTAACACTTCAAGGCCATCATGTTCTTGCGCCTTGGCAAAATATTTATTGTGGACACGCCAATGAGCAACGGAAGCCGCCTCTGCGCTTGCTCCCATCAGTGGCTGCTCAACCCCCTGGGTCAACTTAAAGCGACCAGGAACATAGCCGTGGTAGCTGAAGCTTG includes:
- a CDS encoding universal stress protein produces the protein MLPDVKKIVYASDIEEGSRPAFRAAVSMAGHYNAEITFLHVIEPLSASAKNLLKTMMNDESLNEMHQESVNNLKNKLVERIERFCSSELDDNEKMRDDQVIPRVEEGVAEKVILRVADEINADLIVMGTRTHSSVEQFFLGSTANRVMQRTKRPVLIIPLK
- a CDS encoding TRAP transporter large permease, whose translation is MTTALIGFAILLLLIVVVRIPIAFSMGIVGFFGFAAVQGLTFDNIADFNWNSSLSMASKRIVDTAQEYSLSVIPLFILMGNLVTKSGLSQELYRASYAFLGHRKGGLSMATVVACGGFSAICGSSLATSATMAKVAMPPMRKYGYADSLATASIAAGGTLGILIPPSVILVIYGLLTETSIRELFAAGFIPGFLGILLYLAAVRWVVWRNPEAGPCGEKFTWKERLQALNGVWGVLILFTVVMGGIYLGIFTPTEAAGIGAGGAFVIALARRSLSFGSLFDILTDTARTSAMLFAVLIGALIFSNFINRAGLPADLLTFVSGLDVSPMMVIFAILLIYIVLGMVFESLSMLLLTVPIFFPLVQSLGFDLVWFGIVVVVVTEISLITPPVGMNVFVLSAVLPDVKASTIFKGVTPFWCADIFRLLLITLVAQISLFLPELLYR
- a CDS encoding TRAP transporter small permease, giving the protein MAFSAWLTAHYEEKGPVRWLAFALELVAAVTLFLLMFLTCADVVGRYFFGNSVDGTTELTEIGIAILVFAEMPVITWRGGHVVVDILDKMWGSVALKVLGLLSAFLMSSAMYFLGVRIFELAERSLRRDEITELLEIPVGYIVQYIAVMSWATAALMITYGIYHQIIQNRD
- a CDS encoding TRAP transporter substrate-binding protein; this translates as MIRRNFLKVAGAVTLGMSLSTSVMAETVLRVGSWLPPTHAQNAVVWPTWAKWVEEATEGRVKVEMEYGLGHPKTMFELVEDGAVDASFSYHGYVPGRFKLTQGVEQPLMGASAEAASVAHWRVHNKYFAKAQEHDGLEVLALFTHGPGQIHMANPINSLADLKSKKIRLGGGVQGELGKRMDVTAVGAPAPKVYEMMQQGVIDGVFIPMGEQKSLRLKEVAKHVVALPGGMYLGSFAMFISPDFMDGLSEKDREAIRSVSGEKLSAMAGAAWDAADKEGLEAALADGVSVNQVAEDGAMAQEFRDLVKGMDNEWVAHVADRKVDAKAALEELREIARSYGK